From a region of the Gossypium raimondii isolate GPD5lz chromosome 10, ASM2569854v1, whole genome shotgun sequence genome:
- the LOC105777704 gene encoding cell cycle checkpoint protein RAD17 isoform X5, whose protein sequence is MRLAFRDFDEVLNGVKVSAEYDLGSRRSNPKELWVDKHKPSSLEELAVNKKKVEEVKSWFEERLMAPKYLQDEVGRSSVLILSGQAGVGKSATVQVIASKIGAQLCEWNTPTPTIWQEHVHNSSAGMNYTSKLDEFENFVERVRKYGLISSSLNGNSKSSIILVIDDLPVTNGRSAFERLQRCLIQLVRSTRVPTAILATDCGNADSSDLTARWLEELQLTLESAGASKVAFNPITNNSIKKTLSRICRQELCNVAAEEIDLIARASGGDIRHAITSLQLFCLKPNVELDLSSSNSTPSCPKENANLLNEFSGGFSSQYGRDETLTLFHALGKFLHNKRDTENVVALDQNAFRVGEKFSRLPFKMDSPEKILCQAHGQSRPITDFLHENVLDFVSDEAMDDAWAVASYLGDADMLLATSRRTLNRHSEIGNVLQSAAASVAVRGVLYGNFHPSPSRWHAIRKPKLWQIEQSSSHNQNEMLRQRFMEDGGSSSFSEVSVIATEYRPVLKWVGYRKAGDVETHGSEDESLKGMSIDEEESEISDDDDIEDW, encoded by the exons ATGAGACTAGCTTTTAGAGATTTTGATGAAGTTTTGAATGGGGTCAAGGTTTCTGCCG AATACGATCTAGGTTCTAGAAGGAGCAATCCAAAGGAATTGTGGGTTGATAAACATAAGCCTTCTTCTCTGGAAGAGCTTGCTGTTAACAAGAAAAAG GTTGAAGAAGTTAAGTCATGGTTTGAGGAAAGATTGATGGCTCCAAAg TATTTACAGGATGAGGTTGGCCGTAGTTCTGTTCTCATCCTCTCTGGGCAAGCTGGGGTTGGAAAATCT gccactgtCCAAGTGATTGCATCTAAGATTGGGGCTCAATTATGTGAATGGAACACACCTACTCCCACAATTTGGCAAGAACATGTTCATAACTCAAGTGCAG GGATGAATTACACTTCTAAGTTGGATGAGTTTGAGAATTTTGTTGAAAGAGTGAGGAAGTATGGATTGATCTCTTCATCTTTGAATGGGAACTCAAAGTCTTCAATCATATTGGTTATTGATGATCTTCCTGTAACAAATGGAAGATCAGCTTTTGAAAGACTTCAGAGGTGCTTGATTCAGCTTGTGAGATCGACAAGGGTACCAACAGCTATATTGGCCACCGACTGTGGTAATGCAGATTCATCAGACCTCACTGCAAGATGGTTGGAAGAACTACAGTTGACACTTGAGAGTGCTGGGGCTAGTAAG GTTGCTTTTAATCCTATAACAAATAATTCCATAAAGAAAACACTCTCTAGAATATGCAGACAGGAGCTATGTAATGTGGCTGCTGAAGAGATTGATTTGATTGCAAGAGCCAGTGGAGGTGACATCAGACATGCAATTACTTCTTTACAGCTCTTCTGTCTGAAACCAAATGTGGAACTTGATTTATCATCATCCAATTCTACTCCCAGTTGCCCAAAAGAAAATGCAAATTTGCTCAATGAGTTCAGCGGTGGATTTTCTTCACAATATGGCAGAGATGAAACCCTGACGCTTTTTCATGCATTGGGGAAATTCTTGCATAACAAAAGAGACACAGAAAATGTAGTTGCATTAG ACCAAAATGCATTTCGAGTAGGGGAGAAATTCTCAAGACTTCCTTTTAAAATGGATTCTCCAGAAAAGATACTCTGCCAAGCACATGGTCAATCAAGACCTATTACAGATTTTCTTCATGAAAATG TTCTAGATTTTGTGAGCGATGAGGCAATGGATGATGCATGGGCTGTGGCTTCATATCTTGGTGATGCTGATATGCTTCTCGCTACCTCTCGAAGGACTTTAAATAGACATAGTGAGATAGGGAATGTTCTACAGTCTGCTGCTGCTTCAGTCGCAGTTCGTGGAGTTCTCTATGGAAATTTTCATCCATCACCTTCAAG ATGGCATGCTATTCGCAAACCAAAACTTTGGCAGATAGAGCAATCATCATCTCACAATCAG AATGAGATGCTAAGGCAGAGGTTTATGGAAGATGGTGGATCGTCAAGCTTTTCCGAAGTATCGGTTATAGCTACAGAGTATAGACCTGTGTTAAAATGGGTTGGTTACAGAAAAGCCGGAGATGTTGAAACTCATGGGTCAGAAGATGAGAGCCTAAAAGGAATGAGTATAGATGAAGAAGAAAGTGAAATttctgatgatgatgatattgAAGATTGGTGA
- the LOC105777704 gene encoding cell cycle checkpoint protein RAD17 isoform X3 encodes MGKRNTIVISSSDDEDYEPSSRLTRSYQKPKSTSSLTRTNPSRAKKPRLPGSRLTKQSSNVDEMRLAFRDFDEVLNGVKVSAGSRRSNPKELWVDKHKPSSLEELAVNKKKVEEVKSWFEERLMAPKYLQDEVGRSSVLILSGQAGVGKSATVQVIASKIGAQLCEWNTPTPTIWQEHVHNSSAGMNYTSKLDEFENFVERVRKYGLISSSLNGNSKSSIILVIDDLPVTNGRSAFERLQRCLIQLVRSTRVPTAILATDCGNADSSDLTARWLEELQLTLESAGASKVAFNPITNNSIKKTLSRICRQELCNVAAEEIDLIARASGGDIRHAITSLQLFCLKPNVELDLSSSNSTPSCPKENANLLNEFSGGFSSQYGRDETLTLFHALGKFLHNKRDTENVVALDQNAFRVGEKFSRLPFKMDSPEKILCQAHGQSRPITDFLHENVLDFVSDEAMDDAWAVASYLGDADMLLATSRRTLNRHSEIGNVLQSAAASVAVRGVLYGNFHPSPSRWHAIRKPKLWQIEQSSSHNQNEMLRQRFMEDGGSSSFSEVSVIATEYRPVLKWVGYRKAGDVETHGSEDESLKGMSIDEEESEISDDDDIEDW; translated from the exons ATGGGGAAACGAAACACCATCGTCATATCCTCATCAGACGATGAAGATTACGAGCCTTCTTCGAGGTTGACACGGAGCTACCAGAAGCCCAAATCCACGTCTTCTCTTACTCGTACCAATCCTAGTAGAGCCAAAAAGCCTCGTCTCCCGGGCTCTCGCTTAACCAAACAATCCAGCAATGTAGATGAG ATGAGACTAGCTTTTAGAGATTTTGATGAAGTTTTGAATGGGGTCAAGGTTTCTGCCG GTTCTAGAAGGAGCAATCCAAAGGAATTGTGGGTTGATAAACATAAGCCTTCTTCTCTGGAAGAGCTTGCTGTTAACAAGAAAAAG GTTGAAGAAGTTAAGTCATGGTTTGAGGAAAGATTGATGGCTCCAAAg TATTTACAGGATGAGGTTGGCCGTAGTTCTGTTCTCATCCTCTCTGGGCAAGCTGGGGTTGGAAAATCT gccactgtCCAAGTGATTGCATCTAAGATTGGGGCTCAATTATGTGAATGGAACACACCTACTCCCACAATTTGGCAAGAACATGTTCATAACTCAAGTGCAG GGATGAATTACACTTCTAAGTTGGATGAGTTTGAGAATTTTGTTGAAAGAGTGAGGAAGTATGGATTGATCTCTTCATCTTTGAATGGGAACTCAAAGTCTTCAATCATATTGGTTATTGATGATCTTCCTGTAACAAATGGAAGATCAGCTTTTGAAAGACTTCAGAGGTGCTTGATTCAGCTTGTGAGATCGACAAGGGTACCAACAGCTATATTGGCCACCGACTGTGGTAATGCAGATTCATCAGACCTCACTGCAAGATGGTTGGAAGAACTACAGTTGACACTTGAGAGTGCTGGGGCTAGTAAG GTTGCTTTTAATCCTATAACAAATAATTCCATAAAGAAAACACTCTCTAGAATATGCAGACAGGAGCTATGTAATGTGGCTGCTGAAGAGATTGATTTGATTGCAAGAGCCAGTGGAGGTGACATCAGACATGCAATTACTTCTTTACAGCTCTTCTGTCTGAAACCAAATGTGGAACTTGATTTATCATCATCCAATTCTACTCCCAGTTGCCCAAAAGAAAATGCAAATTTGCTCAATGAGTTCAGCGGTGGATTTTCTTCACAATATGGCAGAGATGAAACCCTGACGCTTTTTCATGCATTGGGGAAATTCTTGCATAACAAAAGAGACACAGAAAATGTAGTTGCATTAG ACCAAAATGCATTTCGAGTAGGGGAGAAATTCTCAAGACTTCCTTTTAAAATGGATTCTCCAGAAAAGATACTCTGCCAAGCACATGGTCAATCAAGACCTATTACAGATTTTCTTCATGAAAATG TTCTAGATTTTGTGAGCGATGAGGCAATGGATGATGCATGGGCTGTGGCTTCATATCTTGGTGATGCTGATATGCTTCTCGCTACCTCTCGAAGGACTTTAAATAGACATAGTGAGATAGGGAATGTTCTACAGTCTGCTGCTGCTTCAGTCGCAGTTCGTGGAGTTCTCTATGGAAATTTTCATCCATCACCTTCAAG ATGGCATGCTATTCGCAAACCAAAACTTTGGCAGATAGAGCAATCATCATCTCACAATCAG AATGAGATGCTAAGGCAGAGGTTTATGGAAGATGGTGGATCGTCAAGCTTTTCCGAAGTATCGGTTATAGCTACAGAGTATAGACCTGTGTTAAAATGGGTTGGTTACAGAAAAGCCGGAGATGTTGAAACTCATGGGTCAGAAGATGAGAGCCTAAAAGGAATGAGTATAGATGAAGAAGAAAGTGAAATttctgatgatgatgatattgAAGATTGGTGA
- the LOC105777704 gene encoding cell cycle checkpoint protein RAD17 isoform X2, giving the protein MGKRNTIVISSSDDEDYEPSSRLTRSYQKPKSTSSLTRTNPSRAKKPRLPGSRLTKQSSNVDEMRLAFRDFDEVLNGVKVSAEYDLGSRRSNPKELWVDKHKPSSLEELAVNKKKVEEVKSWFEERLMAPKDEVGRSSVLILSGQAGVGKSATVQVIASKIGAQLCEWNTPTPTIWQEHVHNSSAGMNYTSKLDEFENFVERVRKYGLISSSLNGNSKSSIILVIDDLPVTNGRSAFERLQRCLIQLVRSTRVPTAILATDCGNADSSDLTARWLEELQLTLESAGASKVAFNPITNNSIKKTLSRICRQELCNVAAEEIDLIARASGGDIRHAITSLQLFCLKPNVELDLSSSNSTPSCPKENANLLNEFSGGFSSQYGRDETLTLFHALGKFLHNKRDTENVVALDQNAFRVGEKFSRLPFKMDSPEKILCQAHGQSRPITDFLHENVLDFVSDEAMDDAWAVASYLGDADMLLATSRRTLNRHSEIGNVLQSAAASVAVRGVLYGNFHPSPSRWHAIRKPKLWQIEQSSSHNQNEMLRQRFMEDGGSSSFSEVSVIATEYRPVLKWVGYRKAGDVETHGSEDESLKGMSIDEEESEISDDDDIEDW; this is encoded by the exons ATGGGGAAACGAAACACCATCGTCATATCCTCATCAGACGATGAAGATTACGAGCCTTCTTCGAGGTTGACACGGAGCTACCAGAAGCCCAAATCCACGTCTTCTCTTACTCGTACCAATCCTAGTAGAGCCAAAAAGCCTCGTCTCCCGGGCTCTCGCTTAACCAAACAATCCAGCAATGTAGATGAG ATGAGACTAGCTTTTAGAGATTTTGATGAAGTTTTGAATGGGGTCAAGGTTTCTGCCG AATACGATCTAGGTTCTAGAAGGAGCAATCCAAAGGAATTGTGGGTTGATAAACATAAGCCTTCTTCTCTGGAAGAGCTTGCTGTTAACAAGAAAAAG GTTGAAGAAGTTAAGTCATGGTTTGAGGAAAGATTGATGGCTCCAAAg GATGAGGTTGGCCGTAGTTCTGTTCTCATCCTCTCTGGGCAAGCTGGGGTTGGAAAATCT gccactgtCCAAGTGATTGCATCTAAGATTGGGGCTCAATTATGTGAATGGAACACACCTACTCCCACAATTTGGCAAGAACATGTTCATAACTCAAGTGCAG GGATGAATTACACTTCTAAGTTGGATGAGTTTGAGAATTTTGTTGAAAGAGTGAGGAAGTATGGATTGATCTCTTCATCTTTGAATGGGAACTCAAAGTCTTCAATCATATTGGTTATTGATGATCTTCCTGTAACAAATGGAAGATCAGCTTTTGAAAGACTTCAGAGGTGCTTGATTCAGCTTGTGAGATCGACAAGGGTACCAACAGCTATATTGGCCACCGACTGTGGTAATGCAGATTCATCAGACCTCACTGCAAGATGGTTGGAAGAACTACAGTTGACACTTGAGAGTGCTGGGGCTAGTAAG GTTGCTTTTAATCCTATAACAAATAATTCCATAAAGAAAACACTCTCTAGAATATGCAGACAGGAGCTATGTAATGTGGCTGCTGAAGAGATTGATTTGATTGCAAGAGCCAGTGGAGGTGACATCAGACATGCAATTACTTCTTTACAGCTCTTCTGTCTGAAACCAAATGTGGAACTTGATTTATCATCATCCAATTCTACTCCCAGTTGCCCAAAAGAAAATGCAAATTTGCTCAATGAGTTCAGCGGTGGATTTTCTTCACAATATGGCAGAGATGAAACCCTGACGCTTTTTCATGCATTGGGGAAATTCTTGCATAACAAAAGAGACACAGAAAATGTAGTTGCATTAG ACCAAAATGCATTTCGAGTAGGGGAGAAATTCTCAAGACTTCCTTTTAAAATGGATTCTCCAGAAAAGATACTCTGCCAAGCACATGGTCAATCAAGACCTATTACAGATTTTCTTCATGAAAATG TTCTAGATTTTGTGAGCGATGAGGCAATGGATGATGCATGGGCTGTGGCTTCATATCTTGGTGATGCTGATATGCTTCTCGCTACCTCTCGAAGGACTTTAAATAGACATAGTGAGATAGGGAATGTTCTACAGTCTGCTGCTGCTTCAGTCGCAGTTCGTGGAGTTCTCTATGGAAATTTTCATCCATCACCTTCAAG ATGGCATGCTATTCGCAAACCAAAACTTTGGCAGATAGAGCAATCATCATCTCACAATCAG AATGAGATGCTAAGGCAGAGGTTTATGGAAGATGGTGGATCGTCAAGCTTTTCCGAAGTATCGGTTATAGCTACAGAGTATAGACCTGTGTTAAAATGGGTTGGTTACAGAAAAGCCGGAGATGTTGAAACTCATGGGTCAGAAGATGAGAGCCTAAAAGGAATGAGTATAGATGAAGAAGAAAGTGAAATttctgatgatgatgatattgAAGATTGGTGA
- the LOC105777704 gene encoding cell cycle checkpoint protein RAD17 isoform X4, whose amino-acid sequence MGKRNTIVISSSDDEDYEPSSRLTRSYQKPKSTSSLTRTNPSRAKKPRLPGSRLTKQSSNVDEMRLAFRDFDEVLNGVKVSAGSRRSNPKELWVDKHKPSSLEELAVNKKKVEEVKSWFEERLMAPKDEVGRSSVLILSGQAGVGKSATVQVIASKIGAQLCEWNTPTPTIWQEHVHNSSAGMNYTSKLDEFENFVERVRKYGLISSSLNGNSKSSIILVIDDLPVTNGRSAFERLQRCLIQLVRSTRVPTAILATDCGNADSSDLTARWLEELQLTLESAGASKVAFNPITNNSIKKTLSRICRQELCNVAAEEIDLIARASGGDIRHAITSLQLFCLKPNVELDLSSSNSTPSCPKENANLLNEFSGGFSSQYGRDETLTLFHALGKFLHNKRDTENVVALDQNAFRVGEKFSRLPFKMDSPEKILCQAHGQSRPITDFLHENVLDFVSDEAMDDAWAVASYLGDADMLLATSRRTLNRHSEIGNVLQSAAASVAVRGVLYGNFHPSPSRWHAIRKPKLWQIEQSSSHNQNEMLRQRFMEDGGSSSFSEVSVIATEYRPVLKWVGYRKAGDVETHGSEDESLKGMSIDEEESEISDDDDIEDW is encoded by the exons ATGGGGAAACGAAACACCATCGTCATATCCTCATCAGACGATGAAGATTACGAGCCTTCTTCGAGGTTGACACGGAGCTACCAGAAGCCCAAATCCACGTCTTCTCTTACTCGTACCAATCCTAGTAGAGCCAAAAAGCCTCGTCTCCCGGGCTCTCGCTTAACCAAACAATCCAGCAATGTAGATGAG ATGAGACTAGCTTTTAGAGATTTTGATGAAGTTTTGAATGGGGTCAAGGTTTCTGCCG GTTCTAGAAGGAGCAATCCAAAGGAATTGTGGGTTGATAAACATAAGCCTTCTTCTCTGGAAGAGCTTGCTGTTAACAAGAAAAAG GTTGAAGAAGTTAAGTCATGGTTTGAGGAAAGATTGATGGCTCCAAAg GATGAGGTTGGCCGTAGTTCTGTTCTCATCCTCTCTGGGCAAGCTGGGGTTGGAAAATCT gccactgtCCAAGTGATTGCATCTAAGATTGGGGCTCAATTATGTGAATGGAACACACCTACTCCCACAATTTGGCAAGAACATGTTCATAACTCAAGTGCAG GGATGAATTACACTTCTAAGTTGGATGAGTTTGAGAATTTTGTTGAAAGAGTGAGGAAGTATGGATTGATCTCTTCATCTTTGAATGGGAACTCAAAGTCTTCAATCATATTGGTTATTGATGATCTTCCTGTAACAAATGGAAGATCAGCTTTTGAAAGACTTCAGAGGTGCTTGATTCAGCTTGTGAGATCGACAAGGGTACCAACAGCTATATTGGCCACCGACTGTGGTAATGCAGATTCATCAGACCTCACTGCAAGATGGTTGGAAGAACTACAGTTGACACTTGAGAGTGCTGGGGCTAGTAAG GTTGCTTTTAATCCTATAACAAATAATTCCATAAAGAAAACACTCTCTAGAATATGCAGACAGGAGCTATGTAATGTGGCTGCTGAAGAGATTGATTTGATTGCAAGAGCCAGTGGAGGTGACATCAGACATGCAATTACTTCTTTACAGCTCTTCTGTCTGAAACCAAATGTGGAACTTGATTTATCATCATCCAATTCTACTCCCAGTTGCCCAAAAGAAAATGCAAATTTGCTCAATGAGTTCAGCGGTGGATTTTCTTCACAATATGGCAGAGATGAAACCCTGACGCTTTTTCATGCATTGGGGAAATTCTTGCATAACAAAAGAGACACAGAAAATGTAGTTGCATTAG ACCAAAATGCATTTCGAGTAGGGGAGAAATTCTCAAGACTTCCTTTTAAAATGGATTCTCCAGAAAAGATACTCTGCCAAGCACATGGTCAATCAAGACCTATTACAGATTTTCTTCATGAAAATG TTCTAGATTTTGTGAGCGATGAGGCAATGGATGATGCATGGGCTGTGGCTTCATATCTTGGTGATGCTGATATGCTTCTCGCTACCTCTCGAAGGACTTTAAATAGACATAGTGAGATAGGGAATGTTCTACAGTCTGCTGCTGCTTCAGTCGCAGTTCGTGGAGTTCTCTATGGAAATTTTCATCCATCACCTTCAAG ATGGCATGCTATTCGCAAACCAAAACTTTGGCAGATAGAGCAATCATCATCTCACAATCAG AATGAGATGCTAAGGCAGAGGTTTATGGAAGATGGTGGATCGTCAAGCTTTTCCGAAGTATCGGTTATAGCTACAGAGTATAGACCTGTGTTAAAATGGGTTGGTTACAGAAAAGCCGGAGATGTTGAAACTCATGGGTCAGAAGATGAGAGCCTAAAAGGAATGAGTATAGATGAAGAAGAAAGTGAAATttctgatgatgatgatattgAAGATTGGTGA
- the LOC105777704 gene encoding cell cycle checkpoint protein RAD17 isoform X1, which yields MGKRNTIVISSSDDEDYEPSSRLTRSYQKPKSTSSLTRTNPSRAKKPRLPGSRLTKQSSNVDEMRLAFRDFDEVLNGVKVSAEYDLGSRRSNPKELWVDKHKPSSLEELAVNKKKVEEVKSWFEERLMAPKYLQDEVGRSSVLILSGQAGVGKSATVQVIASKIGAQLCEWNTPTPTIWQEHVHNSSAGMNYTSKLDEFENFVERVRKYGLISSSLNGNSKSSIILVIDDLPVTNGRSAFERLQRCLIQLVRSTRVPTAILATDCGNADSSDLTARWLEELQLTLESAGASKVAFNPITNNSIKKTLSRICRQELCNVAAEEIDLIARASGGDIRHAITSLQLFCLKPNVELDLSSSNSTPSCPKENANLLNEFSGGFSSQYGRDETLTLFHALGKFLHNKRDTENVVALDQNAFRVGEKFSRLPFKMDSPEKILCQAHGQSRPITDFLHENVLDFVSDEAMDDAWAVASYLGDADMLLATSRRTLNRHSEIGNVLQSAAASVAVRGVLYGNFHPSPSRWHAIRKPKLWQIEQSSSHNQNEMLRQRFMEDGGSSSFSEVSVIATEYRPVLKWVGYRKAGDVETHGSEDESLKGMSIDEEESEISDDDDIEDW from the exons ATGGGGAAACGAAACACCATCGTCATATCCTCATCAGACGATGAAGATTACGAGCCTTCTTCGAGGTTGACACGGAGCTACCAGAAGCCCAAATCCACGTCTTCTCTTACTCGTACCAATCCTAGTAGAGCCAAAAAGCCTCGTCTCCCGGGCTCTCGCTTAACCAAACAATCCAGCAATGTAGATGAG ATGAGACTAGCTTTTAGAGATTTTGATGAAGTTTTGAATGGGGTCAAGGTTTCTGCCG AATACGATCTAGGTTCTAGAAGGAGCAATCCAAAGGAATTGTGGGTTGATAAACATAAGCCTTCTTCTCTGGAAGAGCTTGCTGTTAACAAGAAAAAG GTTGAAGAAGTTAAGTCATGGTTTGAGGAAAGATTGATGGCTCCAAAg TATTTACAGGATGAGGTTGGCCGTAGTTCTGTTCTCATCCTCTCTGGGCAAGCTGGGGTTGGAAAATCT gccactgtCCAAGTGATTGCATCTAAGATTGGGGCTCAATTATGTGAATGGAACACACCTACTCCCACAATTTGGCAAGAACATGTTCATAACTCAAGTGCAG GGATGAATTACACTTCTAAGTTGGATGAGTTTGAGAATTTTGTTGAAAGAGTGAGGAAGTATGGATTGATCTCTTCATCTTTGAATGGGAACTCAAAGTCTTCAATCATATTGGTTATTGATGATCTTCCTGTAACAAATGGAAGATCAGCTTTTGAAAGACTTCAGAGGTGCTTGATTCAGCTTGTGAGATCGACAAGGGTACCAACAGCTATATTGGCCACCGACTGTGGTAATGCAGATTCATCAGACCTCACTGCAAGATGGTTGGAAGAACTACAGTTGACACTTGAGAGTGCTGGGGCTAGTAAG GTTGCTTTTAATCCTATAACAAATAATTCCATAAAGAAAACACTCTCTAGAATATGCAGACAGGAGCTATGTAATGTGGCTGCTGAAGAGATTGATTTGATTGCAAGAGCCAGTGGAGGTGACATCAGACATGCAATTACTTCTTTACAGCTCTTCTGTCTGAAACCAAATGTGGAACTTGATTTATCATCATCCAATTCTACTCCCAGTTGCCCAAAAGAAAATGCAAATTTGCTCAATGAGTTCAGCGGTGGATTTTCTTCACAATATGGCAGAGATGAAACCCTGACGCTTTTTCATGCATTGGGGAAATTCTTGCATAACAAAAGAGACACAGAAAATGTAGTTGCATTAG ACCAAAATGCATTTCGAGTAGGGGAGAAATTCTCAAGACTTCCTTTTAAAATGGATTCTCCAGAAAAGATACTCTGCCAAGCACATGGTCAATCAAGACCTATTACAGATTTTCTTCATGAAAATG TTCTAGATTTTGTGAGCGATGAGGCAATGGATGATGCATGGGCTGTGGCTTCATATCTTGGTGATGCTGATATGCTTCTCGCTACCTCTCGAAGGACTTTAAATAGACATAGTGAGATAGGGAATGTTCTACAGTCTGCTGCTGCTTCAGTCGCAGTTCGTGGAGTTCTCTATGGAAATTTTCATCCATCACCTTCAAG ATGGCATGCTATTCGCAAACCAAAACTTTGGCAGATAGAGCAATCATCATCTCACAATCAG AATGAGATGCTAAGGCAGAGGTTTATGGAAGATGGTGGATCGTCAAGCTTTTCCGAAGTATCGGTTATAGCTACAGAGTATAGACCTGTGTTAAAATGGGTTGGTTACAGAAAAGCCGGAGATGTTGAAACTCATGGGTCAGAAGATGAGAGCCTAAAAGGAATGAGTATAGATGAAGAAGAAAGTGAAATttctgatgatgatgatattgAAGATTGGTGA
- the LOC105777704 gene encoding cell cycle checkpoint protein RAD17 isoform X6, with protein sequence MRLAFRDFDEVLNGVKVSAGSRRSNPKELWVDKHKPSSLEELAVNKKKVEEVKSWFEERLMAPKYLQDEVGRSSVLILSGQAGVGKSATVQVIASKIGAQLCEWNTPTPTIWQEHVHNSSAGMNYTSKLDEFENFVERVRKYGLISSSLNGNSKSSIILVIDDLPVTNGRSAFERLQRCLIQLVRSTRVPTAILATDCGNADSSDLTARWLEELQLTLESAGASKVAFNPITNNSIKKTLSRICRQELCNVAAEEIDLIARASGGDIRHAITSLQLFCLKPNVELDLSSSNSTPSCPKENANLLNEFSGGFSSQYGRDETLTLFHALGKFLHNKRDTENVVALDQNAFRVGEKFSRLPFKMDSPEKILCQAHGQSRPITDFLHENVLDFVSDEAMDDAWAVASYLGDADMLLATSRRTLNRHSEIGNVLQSAAASVAVRGVLYGNFHPSPSRWHAIRKPKLWQIEQSSSHNQNEMLRQRFMEDGGSSSFSEVSVIATEYRPVLKWVGYRKAGDVETHGSEDESLKGMSIDEEESEISDDDDIEDW encoded by the exons ATGAGACTAGCTTTTAGAGATTTTGATGAAGTTTTGAATGGGGTCAAGGTTTCTGCCG GTTCTAGAAGGAGCAATCCAAAGGAATTGTGGGTTGATAAACATAAGCCTTCTTCTCTGGAAGAGCTTGCTGTTAACAAGAAAAAG GTTGAAGAAGTTAAGTCATGGTTTGAGGAAAGATTGATGGCTCCAAAg TATTTACAGGATGAGGTTGGCCGTAGTTCTGTTCTCATCCTCTCTGGGCAAGCTGGGGTTGGAAAATCT gccactgtCCAAGTGATTGCATCTAAGATTGGGGCTCAATTATGTGAATGGAACACACCTACTCCCACAATTTGGCAAGAACATGTTCATAACTCAAGTGCAG GGATGAATTACACTTCTAAGTTGGATGAGTTTGAGAATTTTGTTGAAAGAGTGAGGAAGTATGGATTGATCTCTTCATCTTTGAATGGGAACTCAAAGTCTTCAATCATATTGGTTATTGATGATCTTCCTGTAACAAATGGAAGATCAGCTTTTGAAAGACTTCAGAGGTGCTTGATTCAGCTTGTGAGATCGACAAGGGTACCAACAGCTATATTGGCCACCGACTGTGGTAATGCAGATTCATCAGACCTCACTGCAAGATGGTTGGAAGAACTACAGTTGACACTTGAGAGTGCTGGGGCTAGTAAG GTTGCTTTTAATCCTATAACAAATAATTCCATAAAGAAAACACTCTCTAGAATATGCAGACAGGAGCTATGTAATGTGGCTGCTGAAGAGATTGATTTGATTGCAAGAGCCAGTGGAGGTGACATCAGACATGCAATTACTTCTTTACAGCTCTTCTGTCTGAAACCAAATGTGGAACTTGATTTATCATCATCCAATTCTACTCCCAGTTGCCCAAAAGAAAATGCAAATTTGCTCAATGAGTTCAGCGGTGGATTTTCTTCACAATATGGCAGAGATGAAACCCTGACGCTTTTTCATGCATTGGGGAAATTCTTGCATAACAAAAGAGACACAGAAAATGTAGTTGCATTAG ACCAAAATGCATTTCGAGTAGGGGAGAAATTCTCAAGACTTCCTTTTAAAATGGATTCTCCAGAAAAGATACTCTGCCAAGCACATGGTCAATCAAGACCTATTACAGATTTTCTTCATGAAAATG TTCTAGATTTTGTGAGCGATGAGGCAATGGATGATGCATGGGCTGTGGCTTCATATCTTGGTGATGCTGATATGCTTCTCGCTACCTCTCGAAGGACTTTAAATAGACATAGTGAGATAGGGAATGTTCTACAGTCTGCTGCTGCTTCAGTCGCAGTTCGTGGAGTTCTCTATGGAAATTTTCATCCATCACCTTCAAG ATGGCATGCTATTCGCAAACCAAAACTTTGGCAGATAGAGCAATCATCATCTCACAATCAG AATGAGATGCTAAGGCAGAGGTTTATGGAAGATGGTGGATCGTCAAGCTTTTCCGAAGTATCGGTTATAGCTACAGAGTATAGACCTGTGTTAAAATGGGTTGGTTACAGAAAAGCCGGAGATGTTGAAACTCATGGGTCAGAAGATGAGAGCCTAAAAGGAATGAGTATAGATGAAGAAGAAAGTGAAATttctgatgatgatgatattgAAGATTGGTGA